A single Sphingopyxis chilensis DNA region contains:
- a CDS encoding nuclear transport factor 2 family protein, translating into MAPPAIAAEAPVGTGADLASFADAFDAAQIAQDRAALERMVADDLVFIDGSGKRYGKAFFIDGWTGPDDDYDPVMLKDRIVLPLGEDAGLASAETILSGRSAGKPFRVRIRFTDIFRRHGDSWQVAYIHVTRMTIEQE; encoded by the coding sequence ATGGCGCCGCCCGCCATCGCCGCCGAAGCGCCCGTGGGCACCGGTGCCGATCTCGCCAGTTTTGCCGATGCCTTCGACGCCGCGCAGATCGCGCAGGATCGCGCCGCGCTCGAGCGCATGGTCGCCGACGACCTCGTCTTCATCGACGGGAGCGGTAAACGCTATGGCAAGGCTTTCTTCATCGACGGCTGGACCGGGCCCGACGATGATTATGATCCGGTGATGTTGAAGGACAGGATCGTGCTGCCGCTCGGCGAGGATGCGGGCCTTGCAAGCGCCGAGACAATCCTGTCGGGCCGTTCGGCAGGCAAGCCCTTCCGCGTCCGTATCCGCTTCACTGACATATTCCGGCGTCACGGCGATAGCTGGCAGGTAGCCTATATCCACGTCACCCGGATGACGATCGAACAGGAATAG
- a CDS encoding 2'-5' RNA ligase family protein, producing the protein MSPMFRYFLGFQLAPDRAGWLARQLPPVSGDLFAGLKPQYYHLTLCTIDETSVPNPFLRQHVARAFEAGLPAASSIPFGRIVSRGAGAELVTVGSVAAVRQLYDELVALLAPHGIAPWYRRSGLRPHVTLGYGKHLFDPVRVAWNWTPRELVLIESHIGHSRHRVLQRWRLPASAQGAFDFMDDALPPLLRHAA; encoded by the coding sequence ATGTCGCCAATGTTCCGCTATTTCCTGGGCTTTCAGCTTGCCCCCGACCGCGCCGGTTGGCTCGCTCGCCAACTGCCGCCGGTTTCGGGCGATCTCTTCGCAGGACTGAAACCGCAATATTATCACCTCACGCTCTGCACGATCGATGAAACGTCGGTTCCCAATCCCTTCCTGCGCCAACACGTCGCCAGGGCATTCGAAGCCGGCTTGCCCGCAGCCAGTTCCATACCCTTTGGCCGGATCGTCAGCAGGGGGGCGGGCGCCGAGCTCGTCACGGTCGGAAGCGTTGCCGCTGTTCGCCAGCTTTATGACGAGCTCGTCGCGTTGCTCGCGCCGCACGGGATCGCACCCTGGTATCGCCGGTCGGGACTCCGCCCGCATGTCACGCTCGGCTATGGCAAGCATCTGTTCGACCCGGTACGGGTCGCGTGGAACTGGACCCCGCGCGAACTAGTCTTGATCGAAAGCCATATCGGTCACAGCCGTCACCGCGTCCTCCAGCGCTGGCGACTGCCTGCATCTGCGCAGGGCGCGTTCGACTTCATGGACGACGCGCTACCGCCGCTGCTGCGCCATGCGGCTTAG
- a CDS encoding OsmC family protein gives MTVNRASARYEGFGKEGKGSITTKSGVLNAQPYGFGTRFEGQPGTNPEELIAAAHAACFTMALSFGLARAGYSGDSLETSAAVTLEQQDGGFTITKSALTLTGKVPGIDADEFAKIAEEAEKNCPVSKLLDCEITLEHSLEG, from the coding sequence ATGACCGTCAATCGCGCATCCGCCCGCTACGAAGGTTTCGGCAAGGAGGGCAAGGGATCGATCACGACGAAGTCGGGCGTCCTGAATGCTCAGCCCTATGGTTTCGGCACGCGCTTTGAGGGCCAGCCGGGAACCAATCCCGAGGAGCTGATCGCGGCGGCGCACGCCGCCTGCTTCACCATGGCGCTGTCATTCGGGCTCGCGCGCGCGGGTTATTCGGGCGACTCCCTCGAGACGAGCGCCGCGGTGACGCTCGAGCAGCAGGACGGTGGCTTCACGATCACCAAGTCGGCGCTGACGCTGACCGGCAAGGTGCCGGGAATCGATGCCGACGAATTCGCGAAGATCGCTGAAGAGGCCGAGAAGAACTGTCCGGTGTCGAAGCTGCTCGACTGCGAGATAACGCTCGAACATAGCCTCGAAGGCTAA
- a CDS encoding DUF2061 domain-containing protein: MPTDLIKTFTYLSIHLTIGFSVAYVLTGSVALAGGIAIIEPCINAVAFFFHEKAWKRFATRRKLLAA, encoded by the coding sequence ATGCCGACCGACCTGATCAAGACCTTCACCTATCTCTCGATCCATCTGACCATCGGATTCAGCGTCGCTTATGTGTTGACCGGATCGGTCGCGCTGGCGGGCGGGATCGCGATCATCGAGCCGTGCATCAATGCGGTCGCATTCTTCTTCCATGAAAAGGCGTGGAAGCGTTTTGCTACGCGGCGTAAGCTGCTTGCCGCCTGA
- a CDS encoding DUF962 domain-containing protein encodes MPRLYKSFAEFWPFYLREHSKASTRALHYVGTSLVMLIGIAAVLSGRWGWLVALPVAGYFFAWVAHFAVEKNRPATFTYPLWSLAADFKMWAMWFGGRLGPELDRAGVSRENR; translated from the coding sequence ATGCCCCGGCTTTACAAGAGTTTCGCCGAATTCTGGCCCTTCTACCTGCGCGAGCACAGCAAGGCATCGACGCGTGCGCTGCATTATGTCGGGACCAGTCTGGTTATGCTGATCGGGATCGCGGCGGTGCTGAGTGGGCGCTGGGGCTGGCTCGTGGCGCTGCCGGTCGCCGGCTATTTCTTTGCCTGGGTCGCGCATTTTGCGGTCGAGAAAAACCGGCCGGCGACCTTCACCTATCCACTGTGGAGCCTCGCCGCGGACTTCAAGATGTGGGCGATGTGGTTTGGCGGGCGGCTCGGGCCCGAACTCGATCGCGCGGGAGTATCGCGGGAAAATCGATAA
- a CDS encoding ExbD/TolR family protein: protein MSMAVGDRDENEPMMDMNTTPLIDVMLVLLIMFIITIPVQTHAVKIDLPVPTDSQSNVDPEKNKVMIDPAGTITWNGTPVDLAQLAQYLEQTKALPVEPELQVQPDPYARYIVVDNVMAVIKRSGVGKLGFVGNEQYARVF, encoded by the coding sequence ATGTCCATGGCAGTTGGAGATCGGGACGAAAACGAACCGATGATGGACATGAACACGACGCCGCTTATCGACGTCATGCTCGTGCTCCTCATCATGTTCATCATCACCATCCCGGTCCAGACCCACGCGGTGAAGATCGACCTGCCGGTCCCGACCGACAGCCAGAGCAATGTCGACCCCGAAAAGAACAAGGTAATGATCGATCCCGCCGGGACGATCACCTGGAACGGGACGCCGGTCGATCTCGCTCAGCTGGCGCAGTATCTGGAACAGACCAAGGCGCTGCCGGTCGAACCCGAGCTGCAGGTCCAGCCCGATCCCTATGCGCGCTATATCGTCGTCGACAACGTTATGGCGGTGATCAAGCGTAGCGGCGTCGGCAAGCTCGGCTTCGTCGGCAACGAACAATATGCCCGCGTCTTCTGA
- a CDS encoding ExbD/TolR family protein, whose amino-acid sequence MAMSVGDKGGEDAPMSEINTTPLVDIMLVLLIIFLITVPVVLETVNLKLPDVVFEPTTTKPENVLLSIRSADTDGDGEPNADSSACEVYWGQTPVDSRQLLERGQQKLEKLLEDIGGPQNITEENFPEVHIRGDVNTPYQCIGGVIYTMQYAGFQKIGFISEPAPGSGTVGRL is encoded by the coding sequence ATGGCGATGAGTGTAGGCGACAAGGGCGGCGAAGACGCCCCGATGTCCGAAATCAACACGACCCCGCTCGTGGACATCATGCTTGTGTTGCTCATCATCTTCCTCATCACGGTTCCCGTGGTGCTGGAGACGGTGAACCTCAAGCTGCCCGACGTGGTCTTCGAGCCGACGACGACAAAGCCTGAAAATGTGCTGCTGTCGATCCGTTCGGCCGATACCGACGGTGATGGCGAGCCTAATGCGGACAGCAGCGCGTGCGAAGTTTACTGGGGCCAGACCCCGGTCGATTCGCGGCAACTGCTCGAGCGCGGACAGCAGAAGCTTGAAAAGCTGCTCGAAGATATCGGCGGGCCGCAGAACATCACCGAAGAGAACTTCCCCGAAGTGCATATCCGCGGCGACGTGAATACGCCGTACCAGTGCATCGGCGGCGTGATCTATACGATGCAATATGCCGGCTTCCAGAAGATCGGGTTCATTTCCGAACCGGCTCCTGGCTCGGGCACGGTGGGTCGCCTTTAA
- a CDS encoding MotA/TolQ/ExbB proton channel family protein, whose translation MFNLIANAAAAAPAAAHDAGMSLMPASMCVKEEGTNPYGLVPALCEGGIVSQVTFLVLLIMFIGTLYILFTKLFEQNKVINQGKAVDANFWRAPTLADGASKLEKNSAYRQVVEDGLRANEEHNKLTDPVEAHDWMHGTLERSQNHINSKLNSGLAFLATVGSTAPFVGLFGTVIGILRALVKIGASGQASIDTVAGPVGEALIMTAIGLIVAVPAVLAFNWLQSRNKSIARRLSTFSNDVLGSIMSNGQVKPASLAPAKATAPAAAPKKA comes from the coding sequence ATGTTTAATCTGATCGCAAATGCCGCCGCTGCGGCGCCGGCTGCCGCTCACGACGCAGGCATGAGCCTGATGCCCGCATCGATGTGCGTGAAGGAAGAAGGCACGAACCCCTACGGTCTCGTTCCCGCGCTCTGCGAAGGCGGTATCGTCTCGCAGGTCACCTTTCTTGTCCTGCTCATCATGTTCATCGGCACGCTTTACATCCTGTTCACCAAGCTCTTCGAACAGAATAAGGTGATCAACCAGGGCAAGGCGGTTGACGCCAACTTCTGGCGCGCGCCGACGCTCGCCGACGGCGCGTCGAAGCTTGAAAAGAACAGCGCCTATCGCCAGGTCGTCGAAGACGGCCTGCGCGCCAACGAAGAGCATAACAAGCTGACCGACCCCGTCGAAGCCCACGACTGGATGCACGGCACGCTCGAGCGTTCGCAGAACCACATCAACTCGAAGCTGAATTCGGGCCTCGCCTTCCTCGCGACCGTCGGTTCGACCGCGCCGTTCGTCGGTCTGTTCGGTACCGTTATCGGTATTCTTCGCGCCCTTGTGAAGATCGGTGCGTCGGGTCAGGCCTCGATCGACACCGTCGCCGGTCCGGTCGGTGAAGCGCTGATCATGACCGCTATCGGTCTGATCGTGGCGGTTCCCGCGGTGCTCGCGTTCAACTGGCTGCAGAGCCGCAACAAGTCGATCGCCCGTCGCCTGTCGACCTTCTCGAACGACGTGCTCGGCTCGATCATGTCGAACGGCCAGGTGAAGCCGGCGTCGCTCGCTCCGGCGAAGGCGACCGCTCCGGCCGCAGCGCCGAAGAAGGCCTGA
- a CDS encoding energy transducer TonB: MAYGDNVDPKNRVVAIVLVGLFTAVLGYGLVNGLNISIVKKIAEKLDVVDVEEPPPPEEPPPPPPPDNKLPPPPPVVTPPSPIPPPVTTNTVQSVPKAPPTPPPPVFTPPAPPAPPPTPDLSQAGTPRGNPGRWATNDDYPARAMREEREGTTGFRVTYNAEGRVTSCDVTSSSGHADLDAETCKLIQRRGRFNPGKDRAGNPTGGTYSNRIRWQIPR; encoded by the coding sequence ATGGCTTATGGTGATAATGTCGACCCTAAAAACAGGGTAGTGGCGATTGTCTTGGTTGGTCTGTTTACGGCAGTTCTGGGCTATGGCCTGGTGAACGGCCTGAATATCAGTATCGTCAAGAAGATCGCCGAAAAATTGGATGTGGTGGACGTCGAAGAGCCGCCGCCGCCGGAGGAGCCCCCGCCGCCGCCGCCGCCGGACAACAAGCTGCCGCCGCCGCCGCCGGTTGTGACGCCGCCGTCTCCGATTCCGCCGCCGGTGACGACCAACACGGTCCAGTCGGTGCCGAAAGCGCCGCCGACGCCGCCGCCGCCCGTCTTCACGCCGCCGGCTCCGCCGGCTCCGCCTCCGACGCCCGACCTCAGTCAAGCCGGTACGCCGCGTGGCAACCCGGGACGTTGGGCGACGAACGACGACTATCCGGCGCGTGCCATGCGTGAAGAACGCGAAGGCACGACGGGTTTCCGCGTGACCTATAATGCCGAGGGCCGCGTGACCTCTTGCGACGTCACGTCGTCGAGCGGCCACGCCGACCTCGATGCCGAAACCTGCAAGCTTATCCAGCGCCGCGGCCGGTTCAATCCGGGCAAGGACCGTGCGGGTAATCCGACGGGCGGCACTTACAGCAATCGTATCCGTTGGCAGATTCCGCGCTGA
- a CDS encoding homoserine dehydrogenase, which produces MSPYSAPTAPRPPLRVALAGIGVVGGGVVRLLEANRELIARRAGRPIEIVAVSARDRHKDRGVDLSPYRWEDDMDAIVAADDVDVVVEMIGGADGSALTLARHALGAGKALVTANKAMIAHHGLDLAKLAEAKDTPLKYEAAVAGGIPVIKAIREGASANEIARVYGILNGTCNYILTQMERNGASFADALAAAQAEGYAEADPSFDVDGIDAAHKLSILAALCFGTRLDIGAVTADGIRGLIAADIREAEALGHRVRLIGMAERDSAENGGGLYQHVQPCLVPADHPLAYVPGALNAVVAEGNFVGRLFFEGAGAGAGPTASAIVADIIDIARDEYGPAFAMPVDSLDAAPAADAGARVGKHYVRLIVEDRIGVLAEIAAAMRDAGVSIESLIQRGSEDGEGVVIVLVTHEGPARAIHAALGVLGASDHVVGAPMHMPILAL; this is translated from the coding sequence ATGTCGCCCTATTCCGCCCCGACCGCTCCCCGCCCGCCGCTCCGCGTCGCGCTCGCGGGAATCGGCGTCGTCGGCGGCGGCGTCGTGCGGTTGCTCGAGGCGAACCGCGAACTGATCGCCCGGCGCGCGGGCCGCCCGATCGAAATCGTCGCGGTGTCGGCACGCGACCGCCACAAGGACCGCGGCGTCGACCTGTCCCCCTATCGCTGGGAAGACGACATGGACGCGATCGTCGCGGCCGACGATGTCGATGTCGTCGTCGAGATGATCGGCGGCGCCGACGGATCGGCGCTGACCCTTGCGCGCCACGCGCTCGGCGCGGGCAAGGCGCTCGTCACCGCGAACAAGGCGATGATCGCGCATCACGGGCTCGACTTGGCGAAGCTCGCCGAGGCGAAGGACACGCCGCTGAAATATGAAGCTGCGGTCGCGGGCGGCATCCCGGTGATCAAGGCGATCCGCGAAGGTGCGTCGGCGAACGAAATCGCGCGCGTCTATGGCATCCTCAACGGTACCTGCAATTATATCCTGACGCAGATGGAGCGGAACGGCGCGAGCTTCGCCGACGCGCTCGCTGCTGCGCAGGCCGAGGGTTACGCCGAAGCCGATCCGAGCTTCGACGTCGACGGCATCGACGCCGCGCATAAATTGTCGATCCTCGCCGCGCTCTGCTTCGGCACCCGGCTCGACATCGGCGCGGTGACCGCCGACGGGATTCGCGGGCTGATCGCCGCCGACATCCGCGAGGCCGAGGCACTCGGCCACCGCGTCCGCCTGATCGGCATGGCCGAGCGCGACAGCGCCGAAAACGGGGGCGGCCTCTACCAGCATGTCCAGCCGTGCCTTGTCCCCGCCGACCACCCGCTCGCTTATGTCCCCGGCGCATTGAACGCTGTCGTCGCCGAGGGCAATTTTGTCGGCCGCCTGTTCTTCGAGGGCGCGGGCGCGGGCGCGGGGCCGACCGCCTCCGCGATCGTCGCCGACATCATCGACATCGCGCGCGACGAATATGGCCCCGCCTTCGCGATGCCCGTCGACTCGCTCGACGCCGCGCCCGCCGCCGATGCCGGGGCGCGCGTCGGAAAACATTATGTCCGCCTGATCGTCGAGGACCGCATCGGCGTCCTCGCCGAAATCGCCGCAGCGATGCGCGATGCGGGCGTGTCGATCGAAAGCCTGATCCAGCGCGGCAGCGAGGACGGCGAGGGCGTCGTCATCGTGCTCGTGACGCACGAAGGCCCCGCGCGCGCAATCCACGCGGCGCTCGGCGTGCTCGGCGCGTCGGACCATGTCGTCGGCGCGCCGATGCACATGCCGATCCTCGCGCTTTAA
- the glpX gene encoding class II fructose-bisphosphatase, with protein sequence MTNSSNLDRVLVLEMVRVTEAAAIAAAKLIGRGDEKAADAAAVEAMRTAFNTLYMDGTIVIGEGERDEAPMLYIGEKVGNAPGKGPKIDIAVDPLEGTTITAKAGPNALAVLAIAEEGCLLNAPDVYMDKLAVGAGYSPNIVNFDNSVRENVEAVAREKGCKPEQIIVCVLDRPRHEAIIAELRAIGCGVALIPDGDVAGVIATTNPETNIDIYMGSGGAPEGVLAAAALRCVGGQFKGRLLFRNDDERRRAKKWGIEDLDRVYDLEDLASGDVIFAATGVTDGSLLRGVKRRRDGVMTTETVVMRASSGTVRWVKGEHRAH encoded by the coding sequence ATGACGAATAGCAGCAACCTCGACCGGGTGCTCGTGCTCGAGATGGTGCGCGTCACCGAAGCCGCGGCGATCGCCGCCGCGAAGCTGATCGGCCGCGGCGACGAGAAGGCCGCCGACGCCGCAGCGGTCGAGGCGATGCGGACCGCGTTCAACACCCTTTACATGGACGGCACGATCGTCATCGGCGAAGGCGAACGCGACGAGGCACCGATGCTTTATATCGGCGAAAAGGTCGGCAATGCGCCGGGCAAGGGCCCGAAGATTGACATCGCGGTCGACCCGCTCGAAGGCACGACGATCACGGCGAAGGCCGGCCCGAACGCGCTCGCAGTGCTCGCGATCGCCGAGGAAGGCTGTCTGCTCAACGCCCCCGACGTCTATATGGACAAGCTCGCGGTCGGCGCGGGCTATTCGCCGAACATCGTCAATTTCGACAACAGCGTGCGCGAGAATGTCGAGGCGGTAGCGCGCGAAAAGGGCTGCAAGCCCGAACAGATCATCGTCTGCGTGCTCGACCGCCCGCGCCACGAGGCTATCATCGCCGAACTGCGCGCGATCGGCTGCGGCGTCGCGCTGATCCCCGACGGCGACGTTGCGGGCGTGATCGCGACGACCAACCCTGAAACCAACATCGATATTTACATGGGATCGGGCGGCGCGCCCGAGGGCGTTCTCGCCGCGGCGGCGCTGCGCTGCGTCGGCGGCCAGTTCAAGGGCCGCCTCCTCTTCCGCAACGACGACGAGCGGCGGCGCGCCAAGAAATGGGGCATCGAGGATCTCGACCGCGTCTATGACCTCGAAGACCTCGCCAGCGGCGACGTGATCTTTGCCGCGACCGGCGTCACCGACGGCTCGCTGCTGCGCGGCGTCAAGCGGCGGCGCGACGGCGTGATGACCACCGAAACGGTCGTGATGCGCGCCTCGTCGGGCACGGTACGCTGGGTCAAGGGCGAGCATCGCGCGCATTGA
- a CDS encoding SRPBCC domain-containing protein yields MSGAAVIVALRVAATPQAAFTAFTRDIGKWWRSHPLFQLSRKGDGMLRFDPAGPGGRLVTRFDDGEEWEIGAVRHWLPGERLAFAWRLPSFQKGQLTEVDVRFEAVDGETRVTVEHRGWDTIPPSHVARHGFELMLFQRRLGEFWRGLLKRMSAQP; encoded by the coding sequence ATGAGCGGGGCGGCGGTCATCGTCGCGCTGCGCGTTGCGGCGACTCCGCAAGCGGCGTTCACCGCCTTCACCCGCGACATCGGAAAATGGTGGCGGAGCCATCCGCTATTCCAGCTTTCGCGCAAGGGCGATGGCATGCTGCGCTTCGACCCTGCCGGGCCGGGCGGGCGGCTCGTTACGCGCTTCGACGATGGCGAGGAGTGGGAGATTGGCGCGGTGCGCCACTGGCTGCCGGGCGAACGGCTGGCCTTCGCCTGGCGCTTGCCGAGTTTCCAGAAGGGCCAGCTAACCGAGGTCGATGTGCGGTTCGAGGCGGTGGACGGCGAAACGCGCGTGACGGTCGAGCATCGCGGCTGGGATACCATCCCCCCAAGCCATGTCGCGCGGCACGGCTTTGAGCTGATGTTGTTTCAGCGGCGGCTGGGCGAATTTTGGCGGGGGTTACTGAAGCGAATGAGCGCGCAGCCTTGA
- a CDS encoding ArsR/SmtB family transcription factor yields the protein MSAALDRMLGAIADPTRRRAIELLGERPRSAGELAGALGLAPPAMSRHLRVLKEGGLVEDGHPAFDARVRIYRLKDGATGELKQWLAETEALWVHQLASFKRHVESGE from the coding sequence TTGAGCGCGGCCCTCGACCGGATGTTGGGCGCGATCGCCGATCCGACCCGCCGGCGTGCGATCGAACTGCTGGGCGAGCGGCCGCGCAGCGCGGGCGAACTGGCGGGCGCGCTTGGCCTCGCCCCGCCGGCGATGAGCCGCCATTTGCGCGTGCTGAAGGAAGGCGGGCTGGTCGAGGACGGGCATCCCGCATTCGACGCGCGCGTGCGCATCTATCGGTTGAAGGACGGCGCGACGGGCGAGCTCAAGCAATGGCTTGCCGAGACCGAGGCGCTGTGGGTGCACCAGCTGGCGAGTTTCAAGCGCCATGTCGAAAGCGGGGAATGA
- a CDS encoding VOC family protein — MADHPRSKGLSSAVCYKDAKAAFRWLEEAFGFEPTFVLLDDQGNLAHSEMEYGASSIMVGNEWSDDHRSPANLGGKNTQTVHVQLGRGEDIDAHCEKARAAGADVIAEPETQFYGDRTYRARDPEGHIWTFGVTVEEKTADEWDAAGGFTTKTRLDD; from the coding sequence ATGGCCGACCATCCGCGTTCCAAGGGGCTTTCGAGTGCCGTCTGCTACAAGGACGCAAAAGCGGCATTTCGTTGGCTGGAAGAGGCGTTCGGTTTCGAGCCGACCTTCGTGTTGCTCGACGATCAAGGCAATCTGGCGCACAGCGAAATGGAATATGGCGCTTCGTCGATCATGGTCGGCAATGAATGGTCGGACGATCATCGCAGCCCCGCGAACCTTGGCGGCAAAAACACGCAAACGGTGCATGTCCAGCTGGGGCGCGGTGAAGATATCGACGCGCATTGCGAAAAGGCGCGCGCCGCCGGAGCCGATGTCATCGCCGAGCCCGAAACGCAATTTTACGGCGACCGCACATACCGCGCCAGGGATCCCGAGGGGCATATCTGGACCTTCGGCGTCACCGTCGAAGAGAAGACCGCCGACGAGTGGGATGCCGCGGGCGGCTTCACGACCAAGACGCGGCTCGACGATTGA
- a CDS encoding septal ring lytic transglycosylase RlpA family protein has protein sequence MRALATMVMPLMLVASAAAQDSDAAAIAGAAASAIPLAYPETEIDGGMASYYGNELAGNRTANGERFDPGQLTAAHRTLPFGSKVRVTNMSTGDSVIVRINDRGPFAHGRVIDVSQAAAREIGMHRSGTARVKLALLTDD, from the coding sequence ATGCGGGCTCTTGCAACCATGGTGATGCCGCTGATGCTCGTAGCGTCGGCCGCCGCGCAGGATAGCGATGCCGCGGCCATCGCGGGCGCCGCCGCCAGCGCGATCCCGCTCGCCTACCCGGAAACCGAAATCGACGGCGGTATGGCGAGCTATTACGGCAACGAGCTTGCCGGCAACCGCACCGCGAACGGCGAACGCTTCGACCCCGGCCAGCTTACCGCCGCACATCGCACGCTGCCTTTCGGCAGCAAGGTGCGCGTCACCAACATGTCGACGGGCGACAGCGTGATCGTCCGCATCAACGACCGGGGCCCCTTTGCCCACGGCCGCGTGATCGACGTCAGCCAGGCCGCCGCGCGCGAAATCGGCATGCATCGCAGCGGCACCGCGCGGGTGAAGCTGGCACTGCTGACCGACGATTAA